One genomic segment of Ipomoea triloba cultivar NCNSP0323 chromosome 9, ASM357664v1 includes these proteins:
- the LOC116030353 gene encoding polyol transporter 5-like, whose translation MTTGKLENNGVSGHIPAFDPPKKPLRNKYAIACSLLASLASILLGYDIGVMSGAIIYIKDNLKISDVQVELLVGSLAVFSLVGSAAAGRTSDWIGRRYTMVVASVIFFAGALLMGFATNYAFLMVGRFVAGVGVGYALMVAPVYTAEVSPASSRGFLTSFPEVFINAGILLGYVSNFAFSKLPTHLSWRFMLGVGAIPSVFLGLGVLAMPESPRWLVMQGRLGEARQVLNKTSDSLEEAQLRLSDIKEVAGIPENVNDDVVPVTERRRGAGEGVWRELFVSPTMAVRHILLTGLGIHFFQQATGIDTIVLYSPRIFEKAGITSDHKKLLCTVAVGFVKTLFILIATFTLDRFGRRKLLLSSVGGMIASMLLLAIALTIIDHSAHKVPWAVALSIAMVLAYVAFFSIGMGPITWVYSSEIFPLRLRATGCSMGVAANRVTSGVVSMTFLSLYKAMTIGGAFFLYTGIAVVAFIFFYTLMPETRGKTLEEMETLFGTFFKWRSTLREIEAKKQKMINNQLQMSCTDAKIAS comes from the exons ATGACTACCGGAAAACTAGAAAACAATGGAGTTTCCGGCCATATTCCGGCGTTTGACCCTCCTAAGAAGCCCCTTAGAAACAAATACGCCATAGCTTGTTCCCTTTTAGCTTCTCTGGCATCAATCTTGCTTGGCTAtg ATATTGGGGTGATGAGTGGagccattatatatatcaaagatAACCTTAAAATCAGCGACGTTCAAGTGGAACTCCTAGTGGGATCACTGGCCGTGTTCTCTCTGGTTGGATCCGCCGCCGCCGGGAGGACCTCCGACTGGATTGGGCGTCGGTATACCATGGTGGTCGCGTCGGTAATCTTCTTCGCCGGAGCCCTGTTAATGGGTTTCGCCACCAACTACGCTTTCCTCATGGTGGGCCGTTTCGTCGCCGGCGTCGGCGTGGGGTATGCCCTCATGGTTGCTCCTGTCTACACCGCCGAGGTTTCGCCGGCGTCTTCCCGTGGCTTCCTCACTTCCTTCCCTGAAGTTTTCATCAATGCCG GTATTTTACTTGGATATGTATCAAACTTTGCATTCTCCAAGCTCCCAACTCACTTGAGTTGGCGATTCATGCTCGGAGTGGGAGCGATTCCATCCGTGTTCCTAGGCTTAGGCGTACTCGCCATGCCCGAGTCACCGCGTTGGCTCGTCATGCAGGGTCGACTCGGAGAAGCGCGCCAAGTTCTCAACAAAACTTCCGATTCCCTGGAAGAAGCGCAGCTAAGACTGTCAGACATCAAAGAAGTGGCCGGAATACCGGAGAACGTCAACGACGACGTCGTTCCGGTAACGGAGCGCCGGCGCGGCGCCGGCGAGGGAGTTTGGAGGGAGCTTTTCGTGTCCCCGACTATGGCCGTCCGTCACATATTACTCACCGGCTTAGGCATCCATTTTTTCCAGCAAGCCACCGGGATCGACACGATTGTTCTGTACAGTCCGAGAATCTTCGAGAAGGCCGGCATAACGTCCGACCACAAGAAACTGCTGTGCACGGTGGCGGTCGGGTTCGTGAAAACGTTGTTCATATTGATCGCCACGTTCACACTGGACCGGTTCGGTCGGCGAAAATTGCTACTCTCGAGCGTGGGCGGTATGATAGCCTCGATGCTGCTACTCGCCATAGCGTTGACCATCATTGACCACTCGGCCCACAAGGTCCCGTGGGCCGTTGCGCTTAGCATCGCTATGGTTTTAGCCTACGTGGCGTTCTTTTCCATTGGAATGGGGCCCATTACGTGGGTGTACAGCTCGGAGATATTCCCGTTGAGGCTTCGAGCCACGGGGTGTAGTATGGGCGTGGCGGCGAATCGCGTCACGAGCGGGGTGGTGTCAATGACGTTTTTGTCCCTGTACAAAGCTATGACCATCGGCGGCGCGTTCTTTCTGTACACCGGAATTGCGGTGGTGGCGTTCATCTTTTTCTACACTTTGATGCCGGAGACGAGGGGGAAAACACTGGAAGAAATGGAGACATTGTTTGGGACATTCTTCAAGTGGAGGTCAACGTTGAGAGAGATAGAGGCAAAGAAGCAAAAGATGATTAATAATCAACTTCAAATGTCATGCACAGATGCTAAAATAGCTAGCTAG
- the LOC116028280 gene encoding putative pentatricopeptide repeat-containing protein At3g18840 translates to MRSLIDGLKSYVHKVKSGFTLTIFTTNQLIHLFSKYGLIGEAQNLFDEMSERNVFTWNAIINAHVKAQNFVRARELFDAAPQKDSVTYNSMLSGYVNCNGHENQAVEVFVVMQYESGKARIDEFTLTSMLGLTVKLGVLSYGKQLHSYMLKTGNDISSFAVSSLIDMYSKCGSFQDAWRVFSACDCQAVDLVSKNALVAACLREGQLEIARKIFWSNPELNDAISWNTMISGYAHNGYEKEAIQLFKLMAEEGLSWNEHSYASVLTACASLKFLKLGKETHAWVLKKGAVLNPFISSGIVDVYCKCGNMRYAESVHETIEGQNPFSVTSLIVGYSAEANMLAARRLFDSLAEKNPVVWTAIMSGYLKSQQSEEVFQLFKEHREKDVRVVPDVLILVSLLGACAMHATLDPGKQTHAYLLRTGTMMDEKLANTLVDMYSKCGSISYAENIFQQFESKDSILYNTMIAGYAHHGYENETLLLFREMKDRGFQPDAVTFLAILSMCRHRGLIKIGEEFFYSMTKDYNISPDIDHYSCMIDLYGRGNQLEKAVDIMEKIPSEPDAVVLGAFVNACKMNGNAELAKTAEEALLRIEGENGARYVQFASIYASDGKWSEMGRIMKMMRGKDVKKLVGCSWVHVGNKVHTFTSADRSHSEKEAIYFILGCLIQELNDVPSTLLLE, encoded by the coding sequence ATGAGGTCTCTTATAGATGGGCTTAAATCCTACGTCCACAAAGTAAAATCTGGTTTTACACTGACCATCTTTACCACTAACCAACTCATTCATCTCTTCTCTAAATATGGCCTAATCGGAGAAGCTCAGAATCTGTTTGACGAAATGTCAGAACGAAACGTGTTTACCTGGAATGCCATTATAAATGCCCATGTAAAGGCCCAAAACTTTGTCCGTGCACGAGAACTTTTTGATGCTGCTCCTCAGAAAGATTCTGTGACATACAATTCAATGCTTTCCGGTTATGTAAACTGCAATGGACATGAAAATCAAGCTGTTGAAGTATTTGTTGTTATGCAGTATGAGAGTGGTAAAGCTAGAATAGATGAGTTTACTCTAACTTCGATGCTTGGTTTGACAGTAAAGTTGGGTGTCTTGTCTTATGGAAAGCAGCTGCATTCATATATGTTAAAGACTGGTAATGATATTAGTTCATTTGCTGTTAGTTCTCTCATTGATATGTATTCAAAATGCGGGTCTTTTCAAGATGCATGGAGGGTGTTTAGTGCATGTGATTGTCAAGCAGTGGACTTGGTTTCAAAGAATGCACTGGTGGCAGCTTGTCTCAGAGAAGGGCAGCTGGAGATAGCTCGGAAAATCTTTTGGAGCAACCCGGAATTGAATGATGCAATTTCTTGGAATACAATGATTTCGGGTTATGCTCATAATGGCTATGAGAAGGAAGCAATCCAATTGTTCAAGCTAATGGCAGAGGAGGGTCTTTCATGGAATGAGCATAGTTACGCTAGTGTTTTGACTGCTTGTGCTAGTCTCAAGTTTTTGAAACTTGGGAAGGAGACTCATGCTTGGGTTTTGAAGAAAGGGGCGGTTTTGAATCCATTTATAAGTAGTGGCATTGTTGATGTGTATTGCAAGTGCGGTAATATGAGATATGCTGAGTCCGTTCATGAAACTATTGAGGGGCAGAACCCTTTTTCTGTCACGTCGTTGATAGTGGGATATTCAGCAGAGGCTAACATGTTAGCAGCTAGAAGGCTCTTTGATTCTTTGGCTGAGAAGAACCCTGTGGTATGGACAGCCATAATGTCTGGTTATCTGAAATCTCAGCAAAGCGAGGAAGTTTTTCAGCTTTTTAAGGAGCACAGGGAAAAGGATGTTAGAGTAGTCCCTGATGTTCTAATTCTTGTCAGCCTGCTTGGTGCCTGTGCAATGCACGCAACTTTAGATCCTGGAAAGCAAACACATGCCTACTTGTTGAGAACAGGAACTATGATGGACGAGAAACTAGCAAACACGTTGGTTGATATGTATTCAAAATGTGGAAGCATATCGTATGCAGAAAATATATTTCAACAGTTTGAAAGCAAAGATTCGATCTTGTACAACACGATGATAGCTGGTTATGCTCACCATGGTTATGAAAATGAAACCCTTCTGCTTTTCAGAGAAATGAAGGATAGAGGATTTCAACCGGATGCAGTGACCTTTCTTGCCATTCTCTCTATGTGTCGCCACAGGGGCCTAATAAAAATTGGGGAAGAGTTTTTCTATTCAATGACGAAAGACTACAACATCTCTCCTGATATTGACCACTATTCCTGCATGATTGATTTGTATGGAAGGGGTAATCAACTTGAAAAGGCAGTAGACATTATGGAAAAGATTCCCAGCGAACCAGATGCAGTAGTTTTGGGTGCATTTGTGAATGCTTGCAAGATGAACGGGAATGCAGAACTTGCAAAAACAGCAGAGGAGGCTCTGTTGCGGATTGAAGGGGAGAATGGGGCTAGATACGTGCAGTTTGCTAGTATATATGCCTCAGACGGGAAGTGGAGTGAGATGGGGAGGATCATGAAGATGATGAGAGGGAAGGACGTCAAGAAACTTGTTGGTTGTAGTTGGGTACATGTGGGAAACAAAGTTCATACATTTACCTCTGCTGATAGATCTCACTCGGAAAAGGAGGCCATATATTTTATCTTAGGGTGTTTGATTCAAGAATTAAATGATGTACCTTCAACCTTATTACTTGAATGA
- the LOC116028965 gene encoding adenylate isopentenyltransferase 5, chloroplastic-like has protein sequence MKSVNKKVVPFIMGATGTGKSKLSVRLAARIGGEIVNSDKIQVYRDLDILGNKIPEEEKLGVPHHLYGHIADPDQEYTTRDFCFEATSVIERIIKSGKVPVVVGGSNSYLEPLVEDPEFKFKSNYLGCFIWLDASPNVLNTYVSKRVDEMINQVSELDKYLRAESNKDVSDAEKKALLDCAIAQMKTNTIGLIRRQVGKIQRLSDELGWPIHRIDSTAVLQIEGDKQAREAAWLKMVFNPTLNILEQYLKNI, from the exons ATGAAGAGTGTGAACAAGAAGGTGGTGCCGTTCATCATGGGAGCTACCGGAACGGGAAAATCGAAGTTGTCGGTGAGACTGGCGGCCCGAATTGGCGGAGAGATAGTCAATTCCGACAAGATTCAGGTTTATAGAGATCTTGACATTCTGGGCAACAAGATTCCCGAGGAGGAGAAGCTCGGCGTGCCTCACCATTTGTATGGCCATATCGCGGACCCCGATCAAGAATACACTACCCGCGACTTCTGCTTCGAGGCCACGTCGGTGATCGAACGGATCATAAAATCCGGCAAGGTTCCGGTCGTCGTAGGAGGATCGAATTCTTACCTTGAACCCTTGGTGGAGGACCCTGAGTTCAAGTTCAAGTCTAACTACTTGGGATGTTTCATTTGGCTCGATGCTTCTCCGAATGTTTTGAACACTTATGTCTCAAAACGAGTTGATGAAATGATTAATCAAG TTTCCGAGCTGGACAAGTACCTGAGAGCTGAGTCCAACAAAGACGTGTCTGATGCTGAGAAGAAGGCGCTGCTTGACTGTGCCATTGCTCAAATGAAGACCAACACTATAGGCTTAATCCGCCGTCAAGTAGGCAAAATCCAACGGCTGAGTGACGAGCTGGGGTGGCCCATCCACCGCATCGATTCCACCGCCGTGTTGCAGATCGAGGGTGACAAACAGGCTCGGGAGGCTGCATGGTTGAAGATGGTTTTCAACCCCACCTTGAACATTCTGGAacaataccttaaaaacatttGA
- the LOC116028281 gene encoding uncharacterized protein LOC116028281, giving the protein MAEPVVIGGMVLDINCSPSVPVNPGTTTPGKIVYTLGGVARNIAECMSKLGAKPYLISAVGFDMAGNLLLEHWKSAGLSIEGIRRHHSIETATVCHIYDSKGEVAAGVANFEAVEKFLTSAWIQNFKCNISSAPVLLLDANLNSLVLQASCQLAAECNTPVWFEPVSVVKSRRIASVANYITFASPNEHELISMGNAVANADIFQPIKNAEGSQKLSVETLFQRLKPAITLLLDKGVKALIVTIGSDGAFLCFRGTGSINKLGFTGNQPSPFSKQLYEAVTSKCPRDHIFNTSKRDSSSNMFAVHFPTLSTSVARLTGAGDCLVGGTLASWCAGLDVMQSLAVGIAAAKAAVEVDSNVPAKYSLAKLADDARIIYTGARTIFCPSML; this is encoded by the exons ATGGCGGAGCCGGTAGTGATAGGGGGTATGGTGTTGGATATAAATTGCAGTCCTTCTGTTCCTGTTAATCCCGGAACAACCACTCCTGGCAAG ATTGTCTATACATTAGGTGGTGTGGCAAGGAATATTGCCGAGTGCATGTCAAAGCTTGGAGCAAAGCCATACCTGATAAGTGCTGTAGGATTTGACATGGCAG GAAATTTGCTATTGGAACATTGGAAATCTGCAGGATTATCTATAGAAG GCATTCGAAGACATCACAGTATTGAGACTGCTACGGTTTGCCACATTTACGATAGTAAAGGAGAAGTGGCAGCGGGTGTTGCTAATTTCGAAGCTGTT GAGAAATTTCTCACATCGGCATGGATACAGAACTTCAAATGCAATATTTCGTCTGCACCAGTATTGCTGCTAGATGCAAACTTGAATTCCTTGGTTCTGCAAGCATCATGTCAAC TTGCAGCAGAATGTAATACTCCAGTGTGGTTTGAGCCTGTCTCGGTTGTGAAATCCAGAAGAATTGCTTCAGTTGCCAATTAT ATTACATTTGCATCACCTAATGAACATGAGCTAATATCCATGGGAAATGCGGTGGCGAATGCTGATATATTCCAGCCTATAAAAAACGCTGAGGGCAGCCAAAAGCTTTCTGTAGAAACTTTGTTTCAAAGGCTAAAACCTGCAATTACGCTCCTGCTAGACAAAGGTGTCAAAGCATTGATCGTCACTATTGGCTCAGACGGGGCGTTCTTATGCTTCAGAGGGACGGGTAGCATCAACAAACTTGGTTTCACGGGAAACCAACCTTCACCCTTTAGCAAACAACTATATGAAGCTGTAACCTCAAAGTGCCCCCGAGATCATATATTCAATACTTCCAAGCGTGACTCGAGCTCCAACATGTTTGCTGTGCATTTCCCCACGCTGTCCACATCCGTTGCAAGGCTTACAGGGGCCGGGGATTGCTTGGTTGGTGGGACCCTGGCGTCCTGGTGCGCTGGTCTAGACGTCATGCAGAGTTTGGCAGTTGGGATTGCGGCCGCCAAAGCTGCAGTTGAAGTAGACAGCAATGTGCCTGCAAAGTACTCTTTAGCCAAACTCGCAG ATGATGCGAGGATTATATATACTGGTGCGAGAACAATCTTTTGCCCGTCAATGTTGTAG